TGATTTGTTCTTCACGGCTTGTCGGATCGCATGGGGCGCACGCCCTGGCTCTCCGGTTTGGCCCCAACGCGCACAGCGCTATTGGCCGTTTCCTCAGAGCGATGGTTTTTCACCCGCCACTGTGTGGCGTCAACTTGAGCAGCAGACGTCCATGACGAACCAGAGGTCACTAATGGAACAGGTCAATGTGAATCGCGCACGTCGTGATGCGACGTCGCTCGACAGTCTCAACCGTACACTTGAGGATCTCGAGAGTCAGTTGCGCGGTGCATTGGAGCCAAAAAAGGAAGCTTTTCGGGAAAATGAGGATATTGCCGACCGGTTTGCTGCGCTCGCCTCGCGTGCCGGGCAATTGGCCACGCCCCGTTACGTTGCAACATCCCAGGCCCCTGTTTCACAAAAGTACGACCTCTCGGCAATTGCCGCTCAACTCAAACAGCTCCGGGAGGAGATGGAGGGCGAGATCAAAGCGCCCGTCGAATCTGCCGAACCGCACAACGAAACGATTGGCAGACTCAGCCAGTCAACCGCTTCAAGTGATCGCCTGTTCAACCGAGCTTCTGCAAGCCAGTACGAGACGGGTCACCTTTCCATGCTGCGCGGGGACCTCGATGAATTGAAACGTACCGTAAATACGTTGGCCCGCGAAGAGTCGGTACAGAACCTTGGCAATCGGTGGGATACAATCGATGAACGATTCGATGCCTTCGTAGAACGCAACCGCTCGACTGTTGGAAATGGCGCCTCGCTGCCTTCCAAACATATGCAGCAGATCGATGAGCGGCTTGACGAGATCAGCCGCGCCATCGTGGCTACCTCGCAACCAGCCTCCGGCCAATCAATCGAAGCCCATGCTTTCGAACGGATGGAAGCGCGCATTGCCGCGTTGGCGTTGCCCGACCGCACCGCGGATACAATCCTCAAGCGAATGGGCGAGCTTGCCGAACGTGTCGATCACCTTACGGAGCAGAGCAAAACACCCGCGATCGGCCTCGACATCCTGTCTGAACAGCTTTCGGCAGTAACGCGCCATCTCCAAAACGCACCGGCGGCGATCACCATCTCCGACTTCCGCGACCTGGAAAGCCGTGTTGTGCAGGTCATCGACAAGCTTGAAACCATGCCGCGGCCGGCAGCTGATCCTGCGTTCATCGAAAAGATCGATCAGCGCTTCGAAGAACTAACGCGCCGTCTCGACGACCACCACATGGTGACCGAGAACAGCGACATTCGCTTGACCGACAATATCGAAGCCCGTTTCGAGGACATGGCACGTTACATTGCGCAAAACGTTCCTCAGACCGAGAATACGCACGATGCCATCCGTAGTCTTGAACTGCAGATTGCCGGTTTGGCCCAGCATCTGGCTCAGTCGAATGAACGATACGCAGAAATGTCCGAGATCCCGCCACGCCTCGACGCGATCGAAGAGTCGATGGCGGCAAACCGCGATCTCGTCGTAGAGGCTGCCCGCAACGCTGCGGCTGAGGCCATCCGCAACACTGCTAATTTCGGCAGCGACCATGATAGCACGATCGCCCGCGAACTTGCTGCAGACTTGAAGACTCTGGAAAAACTTTCCCGCAAATCCGAGGAACGCAATAGCAAGACATTCGAGGCAATCCACGATACGTTGCTCAAGATAGTTGACCGTCTTGCCTCGCTCGAAAGCGGGCCGGTTCCCGTCGACAGGCCCCTTGCAGCCCGGATTGACGAAGCAGTCATCCCCGAAGAGCCGGTGATGAAAGCTACACTGGCTTACGATCCCGCCATAGATGTCGGGCCTGCTCTCGATACACCGATCTTCTTGACAAGCCAGGAACCGTCATCGGAAGCAACGCTCTCTGGTGCTGTTGAACAGGAGCCGCGCGAAAAGAAGTCGCTCTTCGGCACCCTTGCCCGCAGCTTGAAGGGACGCAGCAAGCAGGAGATCGAAGCACAGGATTTGCAAATCGATATAGTTGAGGACGCAAAGAAGATAGACGCGAACGTTGATCTGGATTCGAACATTCTCAACCGTCCGCTTGAGCCTGGCTCTGGCATGCCAGACCTGAATTCTATCCTTAAGCGCGTTCGCGACGACCGTCGGGATATGCCACTTTCCAGCAATGTATCGGCAGGCAAGGCGGATTTCATCACTGCCGCCCGCCGCGCTGCTCAAGCAGCAGCCTCGGAAGTCGAGAGCCAGAAACGCGCTCCTGTTTCGGACAGGACTGAAGGTCCAAAGGACAGCCTGCTTACACGCCAGCGGAGGCCGATTCTGCTGGCGATCGGCGCGATTATGATCGCGATCGCAGGTTTGCAATTAAAGAACGCATATCTGAACTATGCGGCCGGACCCGATACGGCATCCATCACCCGGCCCACGTCATCCGAACGGGAGGACGACGTTGCAGCCAAAGCGCAAAAACCTGCCGAGCAGGGAAAGACTCTGGAACTGACATTTCCGGCCGAGAACAGCACACCAAAGGAACTCGCCGCCTCACAGCCGGCACTCGATAGTGTGGAAGCGGTTATCGCCACGCAGCAGGCGACGCCATCCACCATCGATGCCACACCAATTACGCCGGCCGTTGATACCCAATCGGCCGCAGCTATTCCAGCCATTCCGACTGAGGCTGGCCCCCAACCGCTGCGCGATGCGGCAGCAAAAGGCGACAGCAAGGCGCTATTCGAAATCGGCAACAATTATATGGACGGGCGCGGTGTCACCAGTGATTTCGTCAAAGCGGCCGAATGGTATAATCTTGCAGCAGACCGCGGCTTTGCGCCGGCACAGTACCGTATCGGTAACTTCTACGAGAAGGGCTTGGGCCTTACTCGCGATCTGGCGAAAGCCAAGACCTATTACCACCTTGCCGCCGAACAAGGCAACGCGAGCGCCATGCACAACCTCGCTGTCCTCTGTGCCGCCGGAGCCGATGGTGCAGCCCCGGACAACGAAGCCGCAGCGCGTTGGTTTACCAAAGCAGCGGAACTCGGTGTCAAGGACAGCCAGTTCAATCTTGGCATTCTTTCAGCCAAGGGTGTCGGCATTCCACAGAACCTGGAAGAGAGCTTTAAATGGTTCGCCATTGCGGCCAATGCCGGTGACAAGGACGCTGCTCAGAAGCGGGACGATGTGGCCAAAATCATGTCTCCCGAGCAGCTGGAGCGCGCAAAGGCTGCCACCGAGCTTTGGAAGCCGAGACAGCTGAATCCCGGCGCCAACACCCTTGACGTGCCCGCGGATTGGCGGGAAAGCCCAACGACGACCGGTTCGATCGACATGGGAAAAGCCATCCGCAACGTTCAGCTCATCCTCAACAAGCACGGCTACGATGCGGGCGGGTCTGACGGTAAAATAGGCTCCAAAACACGGGACGCGATCATGGCATTCCAGAAGGACAACGGGCTCAAGCCGAC
This is a stretch of genomic DNA from Phyllobacterium zundukense. It encodes these proteins:
- a CDS encoding peptidoglycan-binding protein, with amino-acid sequence MTNQRSLMEQVNVNRARRDATSLDSLNRTLEDLESQLRGALEPKKEAFRENEDIADRFAALASRAGQLATPRYVATSQAPVSQKYDLSAIAAQLKQLREEMEGEIKAPVESAEPHNETIGRLSQSTASSDRLFNRASASQYETGHLSMLRGDLDELKRTVNTLAREESVQNLGNRWDTIDERFDAFVERNRSTVGNGASLPSKHMQQIDERLDEISRAIVATSQPASGQSIEAHAFERMEARIAALALPDRTADTILKRMGELAERVDHLTEQSKTPAIGLDILSEQLSAVTRHLQNAPAAITISDFRDLESRVVQVIDKLETMPRPAADPAFIEKIDQRFEELTRRLDDHHMVTENSDIRLTDNIEARFEDMARYIAQNVPQTENTHDAIRSLELQIAGLAQHLAQSNERYAEMSEIPPRLDAIEESMAANRDLVVEAARNAAAEAIRNTANFGSDHDSTIARELAADLKTLEKLSRKSEERNSKTFEAIHDTLLKIVDRLASLESGPVPVDRPLAARIDEAVIPEEPVMKATLAYDPAIDVGPALDTPIFLTSQEPSSEATLSGAVEQEPREKKSLFGTLARSLKGRSKQEIEAQDLQIDIVEDAKKIDANVDLDSNILNRPLEPGSGMPDLNSILKRVRDDRRDMPLSSNVSAGKADFITAARRAAQAAASEVESQKRAPVSDRTEGPKDSLLTRQRRPILLAIGAIMIAIAGLQLKNAYLNYAAGPDTASITRPTSSEREDDVAAKAQKPAEQGKTLELTFPAENSTPKELAASQPALDSVEAVIATQQATPSTIDATPITPAVDTQSAAAIPAIPTEAGPQPLRDAAAKGDSKALFEIGNNYMDGRGVTSDFVKAAEWYNLAADRGFAPAQYRIGNFYEKGLGLTRDLAKAKTYYHLAAEQGNASAMHNLAVLCAAGADGAAPDNEAAARWFTKAAELGVKDSQFNLGILSAKGVGIPQNLEESFKWFAIAANAGDKDAAQKRDDVAKIMSPEQLERAKAATELWKPRQLNPGANTLDVPADWRESPTTTGSIDMGKAIRNVQLILNKHGYDAGGSDGKIGSKTRDAIMAFQKDNGLKPTGNIDKDLVRNLLRKNG